In Spirosoma aureum, a single genomic region encodes these proteins:
- the hisA gene encoding 1-(5-phosphoribosyl)-5-[(5-phosphoribosylamino)methylideneamino]imidazole-4-carboxamide isomerase, with protein sequence MYIIPAIDIIEGKAVRLTQGDYHQKKEYNARPLEVAQQFEDAGLTRLHLVDLDGAKEKHVINWKVLEQIASKTRLHVDFGGGVQSDDDLRVVFECGAKQVTGGSIAVKNPDLMERWLSRHGADAIILGADAKNEKIAVSGWEESTEVWVYDFVEKWVEKGVKYVISTDVAKDGLLQGPSFDLYRNLQDQFPNLNIIASGGVSNMADIETLADMGVFGVIVGKAIYEGRVTLKELSQLSMQ encoded by the coding sequence ATGTATATCATTCCCGCGATCGATATTATCGAAGGTAAAGCTGTCCGCCTTACGCAGGGCGATTATCACCAGAAAAAAGAATACAATGCCCGGCCGCTCGAGGTTGCCCAGCAATTCGAAGATGCAGGCTTAACGCGCTTACATCTGGTGGACCTAGACGGAGCCAAAGAGAAGCACGTTATAAACTGGAAGGTATTGGAACAGATTGCTTCCAAAACCCGGCTTCACGTCGATTTTGGCGGAGGAGTTCAGTCTGACGACGACCTGCGCGTTGTGTTTGAATGTGGTGCTAAACAGGTAACGGGCGGGAGTATTGCCGTAAAGAATCCTGACCTGATGGAACGGTGGCTCTCGCGGCACGGTGCAGATGCTATTATTCTTGGGGCTGATGCCAAAAATGAGAAGATAGCAGTTAGCGGTTGGGAAGAATCGACTGAAGTATGGGTCTACGATTTTGTCGAAAAATGGGTCGAGAAAGGCGTCAAATACGTCATTAGTACCGATGTAGCGAAAGATGGGTTGCTGCAGGGGCCATCGTTCGATCTATACCGAAACTTACAGGATCAATTTCCTAACCTGAATATTATTGCCAGTGGCGGTGTCAGCAATATGGCCGACATCGAAACATTGGCCGATATGGGCGTCTTTGGCGTTATTGTCGGTAAAGCAATTTATGAAGGACGTGTAACCCTGAAAGAACTGAGTCAGCTTTCAATGCAATAG
- a CDS encoding GNAT family N-acetyltransferase: MNSKYTVSADKTKLNLDVIHRYLSQEAYWCLNIPIQIVQRSIENSLCFGVYLGDEQVGFARVVTDLATFGYLADVFILSEHRGIGLSKQLIGFIMAYPALQGLRRIMLVTRDAHGLYEQFGFQPIENPENTMFIKAFTSY, translated from the coding sequence ATGAACAGCAAGTATACCGTCAGCGCTGATAAAACAAAGCTAAACCTTGACGTAATCCACCGTTATTTGAGCCAGGAGGCCTACTGGTGCCTGAACATTCCAATCCAAATAGTCCAGCGATCAATCGAAAACTCACTCTGCTTTGGTGTGTACCTGGGCGATGAGCAGGTTGGTTTTGCCCGAGTCGTGACGGATTTGGCAACATTTGGCTATCTGGCCGATGTGTTCATTCTATCCGAACACCGGGGCATAGGCCTATCGAAACAACTGATTGGATTCATTATGGCCTATCCAGCTTTACAGGGATTACGCCGGATCATGCTGGTTACGCGTGATGCTCACGGGTTATATGAGCAATTTGGTTTTCAGCCCATCGAAAACCCCGAAAATACTATGTTTATCAAAGCTTTTACCTCGTACTGA
- the hisF gene encoding imidazole glycerol phosphate synthase subunit HisF, translating into MLTKRIIPCLDIKDGRTVKGTNFVNLRDAGDPVALAAIYAEQGADELVFLDITATVDGRKTLIDLVRNVAHTINIPFTVGGGISSVADVSALLNAGADKISINSSAVRNPDLVNELALEFGSQCVVVAIDTRYINGEHIVHTHGGRKPTELRTIAWAKEVEDRGAGEILLTSMDTDGTKAGFALELTAQISGSANIPVIASGGAGTMEHFVDVFTTGKADAGLAASIFHFKEIEIPALKGYLKDTGIEMRL; encoded by the coding sequence ATGCTGACAAAGCGAATCATTCCCTGCCTCGATATTAAAGACGGACGAACCGTAAAAGGAACCAATTTCGTAAACCTGCGCGATGCTGGTGATCCGGTCGCATTGGCCGCTATCTATGCCGAACAGGGTGCTGATGAACTGGTTTTTCTGGATATCACGGCTACGGTCGATGGCCGTAAAACATTGATTGATCTCGTCCGCAATGTAGCGCATACGATCAATATTCCGTTTACCGTCGGAGGGGGCATTTCCTCGGTTGCCGATGTGTCGGCTTTACTCAACGCCGGAGCTGATAAAATTTCGATCAATTCGTCGGCCGTTCGTAATCCGGATTTAGTCAATGAGCTGGCACTGGAATTTGGCAGCCAGTGCGTGGTGGTAGCCATTGATACACGGTATATAAACGGCGAACACATCGTACATACGCACGGTGGCCGTAAGCCTACAGAGCTGCGCACAATTGCCTGGGCGAAAGAAGTGGAGGACCGGGGAGCTGGTGAAATTCTGCTGACGTCGATGGATACTGATGGCACAAAAGCTGGTTTTGCTCTTGAGCTAACCGCGCAGATTTCAGGTTCGGCCAACATTCCGGTTATTGCATCGGGTGGGGCTGGCACAATGGAACATTTCGTGGATGTTTTCACCACCGGAAAGGCAGATGCTGGTTTGGCTGCCAGTATTTTTCACTTTAAAGAGATTGAGATCCCTGCCCTGAAAGGCTATCTGAAAGACACAGGAATTGAAATGCGGTTGTAG
- a CDS encoding porin family protein: MKKVAGLSLILVMLVTISSWAQSSSPALYQMRTKESSVTEKRFRKILGDNYDGQDQNRRAYDDDRKRRRKKQQQSTQDADENNGYGSGPDYAWPTHLIEMSIRFSPSLDLNTAEGTGSYTGFRSNGAGVRMSVGPSLDYFFFKNRYAFSTGLWYTIKRSGFQMPGSFGQTIWNPGAPEKESIYNLQYLQVPLTVKLFANNIAPNMRLYIQTGGLVSIKLAERALDQPRNGLYLAESGGDRRQYGFGDVEMLLGTGIQYKINQNNAFNIGLSYQRGLINVARGSQLISKNRVVALDLGFKF; this comes from the coding sequence ATGAAAAAAGTTGCAGGGTTAAGTTTGATTTTGGTAATGCTGGTAACTATCAGCAGTTGGGCCCAGTCGTCATCGCCCGCACTCTACCAAATGAGAACGAAGGAATCGAGCGTAACTGAAAAGAGATTTCGTAAAATTTTAGGCGACAATTACGACGGTCAGGACCAGAACCGACGTGCTTATGACGATGATCGCAAACGCCGGCGCAAAAAGCAACAGCAAAGCACCCAGGATGCGGATGAAAACAATGGCTACGGATCAGGTCCCGATTATGCCTGGCCAACGCATCTCATCGAAATGAGCATCCGATTTTCTCCCTCGCTCGATCTGAACACAGCTGAAGGTACAGGCAGCTATACGGGTTTCCGGAGCAATGGCGCGGGCGTTCGAATGAGTGTGGGTCCATCGCTGGATTATTTCTTTTTCAAGAATCGGTATGCCTTTAGCACCGGTCTCTGGTATACGATCAAACGGTCAGGGTTTCAGATGCCCGGTTCGTTTGGCCAAACCATCTGGAATCCTGGTGCGCCGGAGAAAGAATCGATTTATAATCTTCAATATCTGCAAGTACCCTTAACCGTAAAGCTGTTTGCCAACAACATAGCACCCAACATGCGGTTGTATATTCAAACGGGTGGTTTGGTAAGTATAAAGTTGGCAGAAAGAGCGTTGGATCAGCCAAGAAACGGGCTCTATCTGGCCGAAAGTGGTGGGGATCGGCGTCAGTATGGTTTCGGCGATGTCGAAATGTTGCTCGGAACGGGTATTCAGTATAAAATCAATCAGAACAATGCGTTCAACATTGGGCTAAGCTACCAGCGTGGATTAATCAATGTGGCGCGTGGTAGTCAATTGATTTCCAAGAACCGGGTTGTGGCTTTGGATCTAGGCTTTAAGTTTTGA
- the gldB gene encoding gliding motility lipoprotein GldB produces the protein MRLWTALLGLFCLFLLTSCTKNEDITLIRLDQQLFSAKSSDGVRAFLNQNPSVAQLYFNANGAGNDTALVRELTNRINNPALNELHKQVEAEFGDMNDLKKQLAEAFTTIKKDFPDFRSPKIATLVTGFAGPDLVITDSLIVIGIDYFAGPTSKYRPRGPEYPQYILRRYQKEYIVPAIVFAISDKYNATTRSDQTMLADMVYYGKGYVFTKAMLPNTPDSLVIGYSDKQLTETFNAQDVVWGHFIDNQLLYQTNPAVKQRYLNERPFTAEIGQGCPGAIGRWLGWRIVGRYHDKQASVGIAELMRNADARQIFEQSGYKGQKDD, from the coding sequence ATGCGACTATGGACGGCCCTTTTAGGGCTTTTTTGCCTGTTTTTGTTGACTTCGTGTACAAAAAACGAAGACATTACGCTTATCCGACTCGACCAACAACTGTTTTCGGCCAAGTCTTCTGACGGTGTTCGGGCCTTTCTCAACCAGAACCCCTCAGTGGCTCAATTGTACTTTAACGCGAACGGAGCCGGAAATGATACGGCACTCGTCCGAGAATTGACCAACCGGATCAATAATCCAGCGTTGAATGAATTACACAAACAGGTCGAAGCCGAATTTGGTGACATGAACGACCTGAAAAAACAACTGGCCGAGGCCTTCACGACTATCAAAAAAGACTTTCCTGATTTTCGTTCACCAAAGATCGCTACGCTCGTAACGGGGTTTGCTGGGCCGGATTTGGTCATTACAGATAGTCTGATCGTTATAGGTATTGATTATTTCGCGGGCCCAACCTCTAAATACCGCCCACGAGGCCCTGAATATCCACAGTACATTTTGCGTCGATATCAGAAAGAGTACATTGTTCCAGCTATTGTTTTTGCTATATCGGATAAATACAATGCCACGACCCGCTCCGACCAAACAATGCTGGCCGATATGGTATATTATGGCAAAGGCTACGTATTTACCAAAGCCATGCTTCCTAATACACCCGATAGTCTGGTTATCGGATATTCAGACAAACAATTGACCGAAACGTTTAATGCCCAGGATGTTGTTTGGGGGCATTTTATTGATAATCAGTTATTATATCAAACAAATCCTGCTGTAAAACAGCGATATTTGAACGAACGGCCATTTACGGCCGAGATTGGACAGGGCTGTCCCGGTGCCATTGGCCGCTGGTTAGGCTGGCGAATTGTTGGGCGATATCATGACAAACAGGCAAGCGTTGGTATTGCAGAGTTAATGCGTAATGCCGACGCCCGGCAGATTTTTGAACAATCAGGTTATAAAGGTCAAAAAGATGATTGA